In Dermacentor variabilis isolate Ectoservices chromosome 1, ASM5094787v1, whole genome shotgun sequence, the genomic stretch ATGCCGGAATGAAAAAGCGGCCGTCCCAAAACGGGGCACCGGCCTCTGCTGGTGGCCAAAGCCTGGCTTCGAACACGGACGAAGCCGAGGAGGCGGCACCGGAGAAGGTGAGAGAAGACAAAGACGACCAGCAGCCCGGGACGACGACGGGAAGGGTGTGGAAGTGCTCTTTAGAGTTTGGAAGCGCGTCATGGTTATGGATTTCCGTCGCGCTGGCACCATGGGGAATATGTGGGGCGCCCGAGCACGCGCGTCAAAATGAAGAAGGCGATGAAGTATATTGACGCGTTGGGGAGGGATGATAATAACGaggaacatttaaaaaaagaaatgggagaaGAGGGTCGGGGATTATGAAGCACGTCCGAGGCTGGGAGGGAGAGTGAGCCACGTGCGGGCGGGGAGGAAAAGCGTCGTGCGGGATTGAGAAGTTGGCCGCTCTAAAGTCCATTTGGAAGTTCGCGCTTGCGAGACCTCGCGTTGTGGTGGCGGCGGCCCGCCTGAATGGGGAATGACGTACGGCGAAAATGACCACGCGccgaaaacgagaagaaaaaaaaaccgaggggCGAGGGCTGGAGAAGagtggagagcgagagagaaataagAGAGAAAAAGGGGCCACGGGCGATTATATGAGAGCCTGTCGAGCGCGCACCGTGTTTTCCAGCTTACGAGCTGCACACGACTTGCGCGAGgcacgattccacgtcttcactgCGTACGCATGCGTAATGCTCTACAGTTGCTTCTTCTGTTCCTCATACAACCCCAAGTTAGGTGGGCGTGTTATCTATTTGTACTGTGAAGGTGTACACACTCGTTACTGGTACGAACCCTCGACGGGAAGCGAGCATTAAAACTAAGTGGGTGCCATTTTCAATAGGGTGCCTAAGCACGCTAGCCCGTTTGTTCTTCGCTTTGCTATAGGCAGTTTCAGCTAAGCAATTACGGTCCGCTTCGCTCAGGCGCATTTACCCAACCACGGCCGCTCAGCGGGATCGCTACTCCACTTGGGCGCAACGTTCATGCCGACAGCAGAAAACAGATCGCTACTCTCGCTCTGCTGCCGAACTGATAGACTGAGCGGAACGCAGTAGTGCGTCCACCTGGCTTCTTCGTCATATTGCAGCAAAGCTGACCGCGCGTCACTCGTGCCTTTGGGACAGGGACCTTGCAAAAATGCGAAATGAATGCAGCTGCAGCTCAAACTGCCTACTACGGCATAGCAGATATAGGTTAGTACAAACCCTCTTACTGCGGGAGCACTGGTGAATGTCACAGATGTCCCTTGAATGGTCACAACAAGGTGACCTAACGGACGCCGTACATTTTCTCGGGCAACGGTACATCGCCGCCCCGCGGCACGGACATTTCTGCTGATGACTCGCATTTGTTTTAAATCTTAAATAAAATTTGGCATTGTCTCCTTGCGTACCTGCGCCAAAACTCATACAGAACTCAAACACCAGCTGGAGACAACACTTGGTATATTATCTTACTTTACAATACTTTCTTCAGCAGATTTTGGTGCTCTGTGCAGTAATTTGTCGCTATTCAAACAATAATACTTAATGTAtgattacatcatcatcatcatcagcctggttacacccactgcagggcaaaggcctttcccatacttctccaactacccccgtcatgtactaattggttATATACTGTACCTTAAATATTGTGTGCAGGATCAGACGTAGGGTGAAAGAAATTGACCTCTGGGGTTATGcatcttattctttttttttcagccacagCATACCAACCTTATGATTAAATAAATTGGTCTCGGGCAATGGAGAGGTTTATTGTCTCAAAGTCGCAGCAGACGACCCCGTGCTGACCGACATAGCCTACGCACGTATGGTAAACGTTAACGGAGATTCTTGCTCAGCGAACCCACCCCTTCCTGCCAGCTTAGACGTGATCAAGCTATTACAGCTCACAGCGCTATTACGCTTTCGCAATGTTGCTCGCGGGCGATAGCTTGCCGTCACAAACACCGCTTCGACGGTGTACGAGGAGCAAGCATGCGGAGACAGCGTCAAGGAGGATATATTTCGTCAACTTCAGCGCTTAGCAATTCTGACCCACCACAATCCGCGGGGACTAGCCATTCGCTCGGCAGCAGCACCCCTTTTCTCCGCGCACGCATACCACGTACGCGCGAACAAAAGCCATGGCGGCTTTCCTTGACACCTACCGAAGTCGCACAGCGCCTCACCATCTCGCAGAATGAAAGCATATGTGTACCATGCCTTGTGACTGCCGGTCTCACGGTCTCTTTTATTCTTGATTCGCCCGCAGAAACGGCAGGATGCTTTGCGCTCTCCATGCATCGATGCGGCGCTGCAGCTAGCTTGAATTTTACAAAACTGGCATATGTAACTGTCCGCATGGTGGACTCCACCTTCACATCTTTCCTACGTTGTAATCCTCGGCGAATAGAGCCGGCGAACGTTCTCCAGGGGACCACGGACTGGCCTTCAATCCGTCGACTGTATACCGCTGCGATGGAACATCCACCAGACTATAAGCCAGGAACGCGCTTTCGCGAAGGCGGCTTGCCACGTTCAAGTCCGAAAGAGAAAATGCCATGACATCGGCGAAGATCTCTACGGCCTTTTCCGCCTGTCTTCAGGTCTTTCCTTGTATTCAGCCGCGTCACTTCTCGCGATTTCTTCCCCGGCCGCGAGATAGTCCATCTGCCTGGAACGATGCAACGCGATTATCTGGTGCTAGGGGACATATCCCCTCTGCATTTCTCTGTCTTTCCATTTCGCTTGTTTTCATGGTGTCTACTAAATTACTTAATAGATATTCCCtgaattttccaggttttccctgataATTCCAATAAAAATTTCCTGAATTTTAAAGAATGTTTGAGAGTCGAACAGAGGCACAATTCACATAGACGATTCCACTCACAAAACAGTTTATTGCAGTGCCAAAGCGAGATTATGAGCACATTTATTCACTTTAAAGCGTCAATTTCTTCCTGGAGAAGAGAAGCCTCATTCTGTGCTTCAGTGATGAGCCTTTGCTTCTTTTGTTGGAGTTCCTTGATGCGGGTGGCCGCCCTTTTCCTGTTTTGTTCAGCCTCAGATGCATCCAGCCtgtcttgcttctttttcttgagcTCCTCCTTCCATCGAATACTTGCGCCACGCACCATTTCCACCATACTGTCTGTAATGTCAACGTTGGCTACACCACCTGCCGCTGAAACTCCATCATACACTATTCTCTGCGCAATGAGAGATTCTTCGTTCAGGTTCTCTATGAGGCATTCTTTATTTACAGAAAAACCTCTTTCGACAGCCGCATTGCCATGGGACATGGTGAGGATGATCTTGGCAAAGATAAGCAACTCCTTATGGTTCCGTGAGCACAGCTCAAACCACAAGGTGTCCAGTCTCTGTGCTGTCCTATCAAAGTTCTTCAGAAGTAGCTGTGCAGAGCTCAGCGAACAGACTTGCACATAGGATCGGTGCGCCCGTTCCGCTTCTAAGCCGGTCAGCCACCGGTGCTGTGTGAGTATTTCCAGGGCAATCGCTAGTCGTCTTTTGCCAACCTCCACTGACAAGGCGCAGACTGGATCCAAACAACTCACTCCTGTTGTTAGCCTGTATTTTAGAGGCGACCTCTCCATAATCTTCTGCGAGCACaccttcaaaaaagaaatgcattcctTCTTGAATGTAAGCAGTGCAAGTTGAGATGGTTTTGCAGCTTTTCGAAGTTCGCTCTTGGCAGCAAAACCAACATCAAAAGCGTTGACAAAAACGATGTTCTCGGGCTTCTCCAAATCTATTTTAAGTAACTTGAACGGCGTGTTAGCGGCACGCAAAATTTCTTGCTTAATGATCCTTCCCATCAGTGATCGTAGGACAGCCTCCAATGCTGCGGCAAGGAAGGGGACCATTGGTTCGTCCGTTTGAAATTCGGTCAGGAATGGCTTCAATTCCTCAGCAACTGATAGCATGAAAGCCAGTTTTGCCGGCAGCATCGTGTCAGCTACTAGCGTCTCGACTGTGGTGAAGCTGGTGCACTTTGGCTTGCTCTTGTCTTCAGCTGAACACTCCACATACTTTATTAAGTGTGGCAGTACTTGAAGAGCTCTTGAAATCACCATACTGTTTTCAAGCCATCGAACCGCACAGAATTTGAGCGGAAACGATGTGCTTGCTGTGATGCGAATGTAATCAGCGCGGCGCGCTGGAACATACTTGAAAAGGTTATAAATACTCCGCAGAAATACTACCAAATTCCAGCCAGTTGATGCATGGCCTGTTTTGAAAGCACCATGAACCACATGTAGGCCACAGCTTCCAATTTCCAGGATTTGTCGACTGTCGTGACAAGCGAGTTCTTCCTTAAGGGTTCTAAGAAACTTTAAGTTTACATTTGGTCCATCCATTGACACTTGCAATATATTGTGCTTTATGTCCTCTGTGGCTTTCTTGAAAGCAAGTGTCAGGTCTTCAGAACAGGTGTGGCCGAGAAAACATGAAGTCAGGTATCGAGCTTTTACAGTAGCGTCAGCCGAATCGCAGTATCTGACCAGCACATCCATTTGTTCTTTCTGCGCTACTTTGTTTAGTGATTCATCGAATGCTACAGCTATGTACGGTACTTCAGAAAGAGCTGATAGCAGCTTTTTTCGGAAGAATGGCGCGATGCCATGACAGATAGTATATCCCACTTTGTCTTTTCCTAATTGCATTTTCTTGGCAATTTCACAAGACTGGAACATCAACGGGAAGAGCGCCGCCGATGATGCCACGCAACGGAGGGATGCATGAGTCATTACAGCATTCATGCACCATACGATCTCAGCTTTCGCAACATCTTTCTTCAATAAAAAACCACGCACCGTGGTCTGTGCAGGCGCTGATGTAGCAGGAGGCATCGATGAGGGGTCTGCTCTCTTCGCCCGTTCGTCGACGGTCATCGCGGTTGACAGGGCTGCACTGCTTGGCTTGAAGAACGAGAATACACGTGTCTGGGAGCCACTTTCCAGCGCCTTCATGGCGTTCTTATGCTTTACACTTGCAGCGTGGCTAGAAACCGCGGTTTTTCCCATGTTGCTCAAACGAAACGTCTTGCAGCACACTGCGCATTGTGCGCTATATACATCGTTGGGCACAGGCTTAATCCAGCTGGCGAAGTCGGATACGTTGGCATTGGTCCAGTCAGCATTGAACGAACACTTCGTCGACTGTGACATCGCCGATTTCGAGTGTCTTCAAAAACAGCCTCACCGCAAAACAAAACTATGAAAGCGCCGCCGCCACGAACAAAGCACAACATACACAAGTGCATCCACGAGCACGTCACGTATTACCACAAAATGGAGAGATGGCGATACTCAtccgataatgatgatgacagttGCCTCTTAGACCGCTTGCTGCTAGTTGGTTACTGGCGCCACTTAGTGGCAATTAAACTGCGGAGAGCTACGATGCATGGAGTCGGGGATCTACGActcaatctcggaggccgtgtgTAACAGCGCCGTTGTTGCACACTGCCTCAGAGATCTTCGCGGTATTCGTGCCGGTTTAGGACGCTGTGTGCAGCAACGGCGCTACTGCACGCGGCCTCCGAGATTGAGCCGTAGATCGTATTCATCGCTTTGTCGATCTCACCGGCCACATTCCCTGATTTGGTCACATTTTTTGTAATTTCCCTGacaattccctgagttttccagacaTATCAAGAATCCCTgataattcccggttttcccggttttcccggttgttAGACACCCTGGTTTTACTAAGGGAAAAGCCTTATACGGCTCATGGGACAAAAAAACTTGACcctccggcgttatggcaccataATTCAATGGCATCAAAACTGGggggtcgaaccctcgaccttcggTGAGAGTCGAAGTCGTGACCTTTGGTTGGAGTAGAACCATTGGTTGCAGTAGAATTAATTAAGGAAAAGGAAATTAAGGCACAGGTTATTAAcacacagttaattaaggcactcgaccCCACGAGTTCGATTCCTAACTGAGATGAAGTTATTTAATggacagttaattaaggtatatTTAATTAGGACACtgcaacccacgacctttgttatCAACTAAGGCGATGTTCATTAAcgtacagttaattaagatatatttGATTATGGCACTCGAACCCCCGATCTTTGGTTGAAGTAGAACCCACGACCTGTGGTATTAATTTAGGCAAATTTAATTAAGGCAGAtataattaagatagagttagttaaggcactcgaacacatGACCTTTGGCAGGAGTCAAGCCCTCGACCTTTGggtggagtcgaacccacttggataTAAGCGAACCGGCGACATCTCCAAATTGGATTCCTATTGATATCGTGAAGggcgagagtcgaacccacggtCTTTGGTGTTTATATGATCTTTGTAATTAAGATACCGTTAATTAAGGTATAGTTAGGACACTTGTACTCACAACCGTTGTTGTTAATTATGACATTATAATCAAGGCACAATTAATTAAGACATGTTTAATTAATGAACTCGCACCCACATTTTGTGTTAATTAGGGCAAATGTAATTAAGGCACCGTTAAtcaaggtagagttaattaagggaCTCTAGCCCACGACCATTTGTGGGTAAGAACAATAGGTAGTAACAActcattagaatgaaaatgtccgCATAGTAAGTTAAAGATTTTTAACCGGAAGGATGTGTTTTGGATAGTTATCTTTATTTTGCCGAAATGGTGAGTGAATGATCATTAGTCCCGTAGCAAAACGGCTGCAGACGGTAGATGGGTCACAACCGACATGGGTCACCAATTatagaacctaataaattcaggcacttattaacagcacatttcaagagctgagTTACCTTgccgtgtttttgaatgtgtatgcgtgttttgttttgtttccaagttgttcttgagccgctgtgtctatcttagtgttgatgcttctaatgatgttaatgttgaacatgaatcctgcactttgtattgcttttttgttgttaccgaccattgtatatgtaacgactgcccccccccccttatgtaatgccctaagccaagggcctttaagtgtaaataaataaatgatgatgatgatgatgatgatgatgatgatgatgatgatgatgatgatgatgatgctttataTATTAGAGCTTTGATAGTCAGCACCGCGGGGTGTTCCCTCTTCTTTACTCTATCCGTGTCCAGTCGCTCTGTTGCAACCACGAAACTAAATACAAGCAGCGATCACCAGTTGTCCTGTAACTGTCCGCCGCGGAGCCGCAAACAAAGCTTACATCCTGTTTCT encodes the following:
- the LOC142574232 gene encoding uncharacterized protein LOC142574232 — encoded protein: MSQSTKCSFNADWTNANVSDFASWIKPVPNDVYSAQCAVCCKTFRLSNMGKTAVSSHAASVKHKNAMKALESGSQTRVFSFFKPSSAALSTAMTVDERAKRADPSSMPPATSAPAQTTVRGFLLKKDVAKAEIVWCMNAVMTHASLRCVASSAALFPLMFQSCEIAKKMQLGKDKVGYTICHGIAPFFRKKLLSALSEVPYIAVAFDESLNKVAQKEQMDVLVRYCDSADATVKARYLTSCFLGHTCSEDLTLAFKKATEDIKHNILQVSMDGPNVNLKFLRTLKEELACHDSRQILEIGSCGLHVVHGAFKTGHASTGWNLVVFLRSIYNLFKYVPARRADYIRITASTSFPLKFCAVRWLENSMVISRALQVLPHLIKYVECSAEDKSKPKCTSFTTVETLVADTMLPAKLAFMLSVAEELKPFLTEFQTDEPMVPFLAAALEAVLRSLMGRIIKQEILRAANTPFKLLKIDLEKPENIVFVNAFDVGFAAKSELRKAAKPSQLALLTFKKECISFLKVCSQKIMERSPLKYRLTTGVSCLDPVCALSVEVGKRRLAIALEILTQHRWLTGLEAERAHRSYVQVCSLSSAQLLLKNFDRTAQRLDTLWFELCSRNHKELLIFAKIILTMSHGNAAVERGFSVNKECLIENLNEESLIAQRIVYDGVSAAGGVANVDITDSMVEMVRGASIRWKEELKKKKQDRLDASEAEQNRKRAATRIKELQQKKQRLITEAQNEASLLQEEIDALK